In the genome of Campylobacter helveticus, the window TTTGTAAGAATGGCAAATTTTTAAAAAATCCTTAATAGAAAGGAAAATTTTTTCCCAAACAAAGCTTGGTAAATTCCCAAAAACAAAAAGCTCACTTAAAGTATTTTGACAAAGATATTCTAAAGCATAGCCCTTTTTTTGACTAAAATATCTTGGCGTATAGATTAAAAGCTCAGGCGGCAAGTTTTCAAACCATTCTTTTTCGGCTTTTATTTTTTCACTCCAAGATGAGTTTTTGATGATATAGTTTTTTGCAATTTGGATTTGATTAAAGCTTCTTTGTGTGGATATGACTTTTTTAGAATGAAAATAATTTGTGATTAAACCAAAGTCAAGCCAAGTTGTATTTTGTATCGCCCACATCTTTTTTTCTTTAGAATAGCTTTTGATACTTTTTACAAAATCATAGCGGTTTTTAAGTAGGTGTTTGGCTAGAATTTTTGCCCCACTAAAGCAAAAAGCACCTGTGAGGATTTTACCCCCCCCCCCCTACATCATTTGCAAAATTAAATTCCTCATCTAAATAAGCCCACTCATAATTTTCTCTTACATCGCCTATGCATAAACTATCTTCTTTCAAATTTAGCTTTTTAAAAAATGTATCCCCGTGAAGTATGCTTAATTTATTATTAATATTTAGGGCGTTAATGCAATAAAATATCGACTCTCCAAGGCTTAAATTTTCATCGACAAAGATAAGTTTGATGTTTAATTTTTCAAGTTTTTCTAAGTCATAATGGCTTGGTTTAAAGCTTTTTGGCAGAGAGAGGACTACCTCTGCATTTTTGGATAAATTTGCTTGATACTCGTAAAGTCTTTTATTTCCAAGTGGTAAAAATGACGGAACAATCTTGCCAAATTCTAAGGTAAAATCCGAAGAAGAATATTTGGCGGAAGTGATTAAAAGCATAATTTGTCTTTATCTAAAAGCTTTTGAATTTCTTCATAGCTTAGGTTGATAAATTCGCTAGGTCTAATGGCTCTGTCATCGACATAAAAGCCTTCTTCCCCACACCAAGCCTTACCAACTACAAGTTCATCAAATGGCACTTTATGTTGATTGAGCCATTGCAAAATTTGTGGGTAAGTGTGCTGCTTGATTTTATCAACATCGCCTTTAAAAGAACGCATAGAGCGGCTGGTGAAAATAGTGATTTTAAAGCCCATTTTTTGATACTCTTTTAATTGTTTTATGAGGGCTAAATTTGGCTTCTTCTTTTCATAGGGGACATTTTCCTCTTCTATGGTGAGTGTGCCATCAAGATCTATGATGAGATTTTTCACAATTTTCCTTGAAATTTAATGAAATGAATTATATTTTAATCTTGTAAATTAAAGCTTAAGTAAGAATTTATTAATATTAAAACCTTAAAGGAGTGAATATGCGTTTTAATGCAATTTTAAATCATCTTAATACTTACGAGCCGGGTAAAGATATAGAAATTATCGCTAAAGAATATGGTGTTAAAGAAGTGATAAAACTTGCCTCTAATGAAAACCCTCTAGGCACTTCACAAAAAGCCGTAGAGGCTATTATAAATAATGCTTCAAAAGCACATTTATACCCAGATGATAGTATGAGCGAGTTAAGAGCTAAATTAGCGACAAAATTTGGTGTAAGAATCCAAAATATCATCATAGGGGCAGGGAGCGACCAAGTGATAGAACTTGCCACGCACGCTAAGTTAAATTCTCAAAATGCTTTTTTGCAATGCGGCGTAAGCTTTGCGATGTATGAAATTTATGCAAAACAAGTTGGAGCTAAAGCTTATAAAACTAAGAGCATTATGCACGATTTAGCGGAGCTTAAAAGTCTTTATGATAAACACAAAGATACAATAAAAATTCTTTATCTTTGTTTGCCAAATAATCCTTTGGGCGAGTGTTTAAATGAAAGCGATGTGGAAGAGTTTTTAGGTGGGATTGATGAGGATTGTTTGGTTGTTATTGACGCTGCTTATAATGAATTTGCAAGTTTTAAAGATATGAAAAAGCACATCGACCCTGCGAAATTAATTAAAAATTTCACAAACACTCTTTATCTTGGCACTTTTTCAAAGCTTTATGGACTTGGGGGTTTGCGTGTGGGTTATGGTATCGCAGACGAGAAGGTGATAAATGCTTTGTATAAATTAAGAGCGCCTTTTAATGTCAGTAATTTGGCTCTAAAAGCTGCCGTAGCTGCACTTGAAGACAAGGAATTTGCTAAAAATAGCTTGGAAAATAATTTTTCTCAAATGCAAAGATATGAAGAATTTGCTAGATTGAATGCCCTTGATTTTATCCCTTCTTATACAAATTTCATAACTTATTTTTTTGAAGAGAAAAATAGTAGTGATTTGAGTGAAAAATTACTTAAAAAAGGTATAATTGTGAGGAATTTAAGAAGTTATAGATTAAATGCTATGCGTATTACCATAGGTAAGCCTTATGAAAATACACGCTTCTTTGAAGAATTTGAGCGTATTCTAAGGGGTAATTAGGCTTTTTAAATATTTATTAAAAAATAATTAATTTTTTGCTTATAAAATAACAAGTAAATAAGGTATGAGAGAGTCTATGGATTTTAAAAATATGTTTCTCCAAATTGGGCAGTTGTATCAAAATTTAACGCGCAAACAACGCATTGTTATAGCTGCTTCTATTGTTGTTGTTGTGGGATTTTTAGTTTTTTTAGCTCTTTTTCGTAATGGTCCTGCGGGTTCAAACGGCTATGTTCCTTTGATAGAAAATGCTAATCCAAGCACAGCTGGGGCTATCGTTACTAGGCTTGAGCAAAATGGAGTTCCTTATAAATTAGAAAACGAAAGCACCATTTTAGTCCCTCAAGACCAAGTCAATCGTCAAAAAATGTTTATTGCTAGCGAGGGTTTGATAAAGGATAATCGCGTTGGTTTTGAGGTATTTGATAAGCAAATTTTTGGAGCGACAAGTGCTGAAGAAAAGGTAAGAGCGCAAAGGGCTTTACAAGGCGAAATTGCAAGGATTATAGAAACCTTAGAGCCGATTCGCAGTGCTTCTGTTATTTTAGCCTTACCAAAAGAAAGCGTTTTTACTGAAAAACAAATTCCTCCAACAGCTTCAGTTACAATAAATATTAAAGATGGCTTTAGACTTACAAGAAAACAGATTGATGGCGTGAAAAATATTGTCGCGGCTTCTGTGCCAAGACTAACCAGGGAAAATGTAAAAATTAGCGACCAAAACGGAAATACCTTAGATGAGCAAGAGTTAGAATCAAGTGAAATTTTAGCGATGCAAATTCGCTATAAAAGAGATAGCGAAAGAGAACTCGAGGAAAAAATTATCAATTCTCTCGCACCATTTGCTGGTGGTCGCGATAAACTTCAAGTGAGTGTAAATATAGAGTATGACTTTTCTAAACAAGAATCGCAAAGTGAAATTTACGACCCTAACACGGTGGTTAGAAGTGAGCAAACTTTAAACGAAGAAAAGCAGGGTAGAAAAGACCCTGAAATTCAAGGCGTTCCAGGAGCTGTGTCAAATATAGGTCCAGTGGAGGGCTTGGCAAATAATGGCTTGATTGATTCTTACAAGAAAAATCAGGTAACAACAAATAATGAAATTTCTAAAACTATAACTAACACAAAAAAATCTTTTGGTGTGCCGCTACGCATTTCAGCTGCTGTAACCATCGATGGAAAATATGAAGAAAGTGTCGATGAAAATGGTGATATTAAGAGCGAGTATGTGCCTTTGCCACAAGCCCAGCTGAGTGGGGTGGAAAGTATCGTTAAAAGCACGATAAATTTCAATGCTACAAGAGGCGATAGCGTTGTGGTGCAAAATTTACCATTTTATAGAGAATCTGTTAAAGTTGAAAGTAAGGTTAAGACTTTCTACGGGCGTTTCATCGAGCCATTTATACCACCTGTTAAATATTTTATCGCAGCGATTTTGCTGTTCTTTTTTTACAAGAAAGTTATCGCCCCTTTTACGCAGAAAATGCTCGAAGATGTCGCTGCACAAGAAGAAGCACAGCAGGGTCCAAATGCCATTATTGACGATGCAGAAGATGCCTTAGAGAAATTCAATGCGGCAAGGAAGAAGGTCGAAGAGCAGCTCGGTTTTGGAGATAATTTCGATGAGGATTCTATACAATATGATGTCTTGCTTGAAAAATTAAGGGCTTTGGTAAGTGATAAGAGTGAAGAGATAGCAGCACTCTTACAGAATTTAATACAAAATGATTCTGATTTTAGCGAGAATAAGGATATATAATGATAAAGCTTAGCGAAGAACAAAAGATGATTTATGATGATTTATCAATGCCTGAAAAGGTCGCGATATTTCTTATACAGCTAGGCGAGGATTCTACAACTTCTGTTTTCTCTCATATGGAAATTGATGTGATTACAGAAATTTCTCGTTATATTGCTATGGCTAAAAATGTTGACCGTTCCGTAGCCACAGCTGTTTTGGAGGAATTTTATACTCTACTTCAGTCAAATCAATACATCAAAAGTGGTGGTCTTGAGTATGCTAAAGAAATACTTTTCCGCACTTTTGGACCAGAAATCGCTAATAAAATTTTAGAAAAACTAACCAAAAGTATGGAAAATAATCAAAATTTTGCATACTTAGCACAAATCAAACCACAGCAATTAGCCGACTTTATCACCAAAGAACACCCACAAACCATAGCTCTTATTTTAGCGCATATGGATAGTATCCAAGCGGCGGAGACTTTGGAGTATTTTAGTGATGAATTAAGAGCTGAAGTTGTGATAAGAATGGCAAATTTGGGCGATATTTCTCCAAGCATTATCAAAAGGGTTTCTGCTGTGCTTGAAAGCAAACTTGAGAGCCTTACTTCTTATAAAGTTGAAGTTGGAGGACCTAGGGCTGTGGCGGAAGTGCTTAATCGCTTGGGACAAAAAGCTTCTAAATCAACTATTACTTATATCGAGCAAAGTGATGAGCGTTTGGCTGAAACCATTAAAGAATTGATGTTCACTTTCGATGATATACAAAAACTTAGCACTCAGGCTATAAGAGAAATCCTTAAAGTCGCCGATAAACGCGATTTGATGGTTGGCTTAAAAGGTGCAAGTGAAGAATTGAAGCAAAAATTTCTTTCAAATATGTCCACGCGTGCAAGTGAGGCTTTTTTGGAGGAAATGGGCTTTTTGGGTGCTGTTAGGGTGAAAGATGTGGAAGAGGCGCAAAGAAAGGTTGTGGAAGTCGTGCAAAAACTAGCAGAGCAGGGCTTAGTGCAAACAGGCGATGCGGATGAGATGATAGAGTAGGCTAAATATGGTTAATCGTAGCAATGTAATTTCAAATGAAACTTCAGAACAACATGTGATTGAGGATTATCGTTTTAAGGTAATTTCTGAGTTTGTTAGCGAACAAGAAAGAGCACAAAACGAACAGGCGCATCATCAAGAAATCCCAACCCCTCAAGCACCCATACAAGAGGAAAAAAAAGAAGAATTAAAAGAGGAAAAGGCAGAAGAGCAGGGAGTAGCTTTTCAGCCGAGTTTCGTGGAAGATTTACTTAAAAAAACAGATGAAATGTCCAATAATATCATTAAGCTTCAAATGCAAATTGAAAGTCAAGAAAGCGAATTTAATAACAGGCTTGCCAGTGAGCTTGAAAATGCTAAAGAAAAATATACAAAAGAAGGTTTAGAGGAAGCAAGAGCCGAATTTGAAAAAGAGCTTGGTGCGCTCAAAGACAAGTATTTAAAAAGTGTCGCTAAACTTGAGGAAGCTTGTGCTAATTTAGATAATTTTATCACTAAAAACGAAAAAGAACTAGCCGATACCGCGATAGACATTGCCAAAGAAGTGATTTTAAAAGAGCTTGAGGAAGATTCTACAAAGATAGCTTACGCTTTAGCTAAGGACTTAATGGATGAGCTCAAGGGTGCTAGTGAGTTAGAATTAAAGGTTAATGCTGAGGATTTTGATTATTTAAAAGAGCAGTTTCATCAAGATAGTCGCATTAAGGTCAGCTTAGACGATGCGATTAGTAAAGGTAGTGTGGTGATTTTAAGCAATGCTGGAAATATAGAATCTAACCTCAATTCCCGTCTTAATAAAATCAAAAAAATGATACACAATGACTAAACTTACTCATACGAATTTAGAGTTGCAAGCTTTAAATGAAGAGGAGCTTAAGACTCTTGCTGTAAATTTAAGAGCTAAAATTATAGAGGTTGTGAGTCAAAATGGTGGGCATTTAAGCTCAAATTTGGGTGTCGTTGAGCTTAGTATCGCAATGCATTGTGTGTTTGATAATGCAAAAGACCCATTTATTTTTGATGTTTCTCATCAGTCTTACGCCCATAAGCTTTTAAGTGGAAAAGAGGAATATTTTCATACGCTAAGAAGTTTTGGGGGCTTAAGTGGCTATACGAAAGATGAAGAGGGCGATTATTTTGTTGCTGGACATTCTAGCACTTCCATTTCTTTAGCTATAGGAGCTTGCAAAGCCATAGAGCTTAAAAAAGAGGAGCGTATGCCTGTGGTTTTAATCGGCGATGGGGCTTTAAGTGCGGGTATGGCTTATGAGGCGTTAAATGAGTTGGGCGATAGAAAGTATCCTTGCGTGATTATCTTAAATGATAATGAAATGAGCATAAGTAAGCCCATAGGGGCGATTTCAAAATATCTCTCTCAAGCAATGGCAACGCAGTTTTATCAAAAATTTAAAAAACACGTCGAAAAGATGTTGGATTTTTTACCAGATAGTGCGACTTATATGGCGAAGCGTTTTGAAGAAAGTTTTAAGCTTATCACACCGGGGCTTTTATTTGAGGAATTTGGACTTGAGTATATTGGTCCTGTGGATGGGCATAATATTAGCGAGGTTATCAGCGCTTTAAAACAGGCTAAAATGATGAAAAAACCTTGCATTATCCACGCACAAACCATTAAAGGTAAGGGTTATGCGCCAGCTGAGGGTAAACACACAAAATGGCACGGGGTAGGGGCTTTTGATATCCGTAGCGGAGAAAGTCTTAAAAAACCTAGCTCTAAGTCTAGCGCAACGGAAATTTTTAGTCAAAATTTGCTGGATTTAGCACAAAAATATGAAAATATTGTCGGCGTTACGGCAGCTATGCCTAGTGGCACAGGGCTTGATATTTTGATAGAAAAATATCCTAATCGTTTCTGGGATGTTGCCATCGCTGAGCAACACGCCGTAACTTCTATGGCTGCTATGGCAAAAGAGGGCTTTAAGCCTTTCATTGCGATTTATAGCACTTTTTTGCAAAGAGCTTATGACCAAGTAATTCACGATTGTGCGATTATGAATTTAAATGTTGTTTTTGCTATGGATAGAGCTGGGATTGTGGGTGAGGACGGAGAGACACATCAGGGAATTTTTGATGTGAGTTTTTTGAGTGCTGTGCCAAATTTAACCCTTATAGCCCCACGAGATGCTAAAATGATGAAAGAGTGTATGGAGTATGCCTATTTTCATCAAGGTCCCTTAGCTTTTCGTTACCCTCGCGGTAGCTTTATTTTAAATGAGGAATTTATTCCTTGTAAAATTTTTTTAGCTAAGGCGCAGTGGTTGGTTAAAAATTCAAGCGAAGTGGCATTTTTAGGTTTTGGACAAGGTGTAGGTAAGGCGTGGGAGGTTTTGCAAAATTTGGGAGAGGAGTTTGCAAATTTGATTGATTTAATTTTTATAAAACCTTTAGATGAAGCTTTGTTAAAAGAGTTGGCAAGTAAGACTAAAATTTGGTTTGTTTTTAGTGAAAATGTTAAGATTGGCGGGGTGGCGAGTTTGCTTAGGGAATTTTTGGCTAAGTATGATTTGGGGGTAAAAATTATCAGTTTTGAATATGAGGACGCATTTATTACGCACGGAAATTTGAGTAAAGTTGAAGCAAGTTTGAGTTTAGATGTGAAAAGTTTGAGTCGCAGGGTGCTTGATATTATTTGATAAAAAATATTCTTTAACATAAACATTTTTTAAATAATTTTTTTATATGATTTCGCATAAAACAAATTTAAGGTAAGATTATGGAACTATTACAAATGCTTAAGAAATATGACCTAAAAGCTACTCCGCAAAGACTTTGTGTTTTAAAAATTTTAAAAAGACACGAGCATCCAAATATTGACGAGCTTTATGCTGAGATAAAGCGAGAATACCCCTCCATTTCCTTAGCTACAGTGTATAAAAATATCAATACGCTTCAACAGCAAGGGTTAGTTGTTGAAATCAATGTTGCTAATCAAAAATCGTGCTATGACATTTACGAAAAAGAACATATGCATATCATATGCACTAGTTGTGGAAACATCGAAGATAAAGATTTTGATGAGATAGAAATGAATGAATATCAAGAAAATCTTGAAAAGAAAATCTCAAATTTGATTGAACATTTATCCGTTTGTGCCTATGTTAAAGCTTGCAAAAAATGTCAAAAGCATTAAGGGCAAAACGAGCCTTTTGAATAGAGTTTGTCGTGTTTTATCCATTTCAAAGAAAATTTTTACTCCAGTCTTTTGATTTAAGCTTAAAACAAATTTCAAAGGGTGTTTGCGTAACGACTTTTTACACAAAAATTTCTCCAAAAGAAACTTTAAAATTTCAAAGCCTCGATGAAAAATATTTTTTAATTAAAAATGATTTAAGAGAAGAAATCTCTAAAAAAGAATTTGACAAAGCGAAAGAAAAAGCCTTGATGAAGGTGCTTTCTAAAAAAAGTTATGAATTGCCAGATGAAAAGAAAAGAGCGTTTTTGCAAATTTATAAAGAAGATAGGCTGTTTGTTTTGAAAGTATTTTTTAAAAGCGAGGAAGAGGCTTGTCGCTTTAAGTGTGATGAGAGATTGCAGCTTTTAAGGGAGCTTGATGAGAGGTTTAATTCTAAAAATTTAATCCTTTATGATTATAAAAAGGCTTTTTTTGATATTCACACTTGTTTTAATATCATAGGGAAAAATCAAAATTTCACGCTTAATTTCCCTCAATCTTTACACGCAAATGATGGTTTTAGAGTGCTTTTATTTTATTTGCTTTGTGGGTTAAAAAGCCAGATGAGAAAAAAATACGATATGGCAGATTTGCATTTTATCGTTTTAAAAATTTGTGTATTTTTGAAAAATACAATAAAGCTTTTTGATGCCACAATGGCGCGAAAATTATTAAGTGGATTTGAGAGTTTGGAAAAGAAAATAAAGCAAAATTTAACAAAAAAATATTTTAATATCAAACCTTATAGAGATTTATTGAGCGATTTTGAATTGTTTTTGAGAGAGGGAGATTTTTTTAAAAGTGTGGAGAAAGAGAGTTTTTTAAAGACTTTTGTGGCACACAAATTACGCTTAAAGCTGATTACATTTAAGAAAAATTCTTATAAAAGTTTTTCTTATGAGGAATTTATGGTGCAATGTTTGGAAATTCGTATTTTCCTTGAGCATTTTGCTCATTTTTTTAATGATAAAAATTTGCAAAAATTAGCTCTTATTTTCGATGAAAATGTTTTTGTAAAATTTATGAAAAAAAGAGAAAAAATTTTTAAACTCATCAAAAAAGTAAATAAAAATTTAAAAATTTATAAAGGATAAATAAAATGCAAAAGCAAGAAAAAATTATAGAAATGTTTAATCAAATCGCCCCAACCTATGATAAAGCAAACAGAATTTTGAGTTTTGGTGTAGATGTAAGTTGGCGTAAGAAAGCTTGTAAGAGGGTTTTGGAGCTTTGTGAAAATGATGATTTAAATATCATAGATGTGGCTTGTGGCACGGGCGATATGATAGAAATTTGGCAAGAAAGCGTTAAAAAATCAGGCAAAAAACTTCATCTTATTCAGGGCATAGACCCAAGCTCTGCGATGCTAAAAGAGGCGAAAAAAAAATTTACCAATGTAAAGTTTATCGAGGCTGGGGCGCAAGATTTGCCGTTAGAAAGTAAGAGCGTGGATATTTTAAGTATAAGCTATGGAATTCGTAATGTGGTAGAAAGGCAAAGGGCTTTGGGTGAATTTGCGCGCGTTTTAAAAAATGGTGGAATTTTATTAGTATTAGAATTTACAAAAAGAGAGCGTGGGGGCATTGTGGCGTTTTTTAGAGATTTCTATCTTAAAAATGTTTTGCCAAGTTTGGGGGGGCTAATTAGTAAAAATAAAGAAGCTTACACCTATCTTCCAAATTCTATTGAGACTTTTTTAAGTCAAGAGGAATTTGGCACAGAGCTTGAGAGTGTGGGGTTTGAAAACATTGATTTTAAAAGCTTTAGTTTTGGGGTGAGTTCTATGTTTATAGCGAGAAAAAAT includes:
- the fliF gene encoding flagellar basal-body MS-ring/collar protein FliF — its product is MDFKNMFLQIGQLYQNLTRKQRIVIAASIVVVVGFLVFLALFRNGPAGSNGYVPLIENANPSTAGAIVTRLEQNGVPYKLENESTILVPQDQVNRQKMFIASEGLIKDNRVGFEVFDKQIFGATSAEEKVRAQRALQGEIARIIETLEPIRSASVILALPKESVFTEKQIPPTASVTINIKDGFRLTRKQIDGVKNIVAASVPRLTRENVKISDQNGNTLDEQELESSEILAMQIRYKRDSERELEEKIINSLAPFAGGRDKLQVSVNIEYDFSKQESQSEIYDPNTVVRSEQTLNEEKQGRKDPEIQGVPGAVSNIGPVEGLANNGLIDSYKKNQVTTNNEISKTITNTKKSFGVPLRISAAVTIDGKYEESVDENGDIKSEYVPLPQAQLSGVESIVKSTINFNATRGDSVVVQNLPFYRESVKVESKVKTFYGRFIEPFIPPVKYFIAAILLFFFYKKVIAPFTQKMLEDVAAQEEAQQGPNAIIDDAEDALEKFNAARKKVEEQLGFGDNFDEDSIQYDVLLEKLRALVSDKSEEIAALLQNLIQNDSDFSENKDI
- the hisC gene encoding histidinol-phosphate transaminase, whose translation is MRFNAILNHLNTYEPGKDIEIIAKEYGVKEVIKLASNENPLGTSQKAVEAIINNASKAHLYPDDSMSELRAKLATKFGVRIQNIIIGAGSDQVIELATHAKLNSQNAFLQCGVSFAMYEIYAKQVGAKAYKTKSIMHDLAELKSLYDKHKDTIKILYLCLPNNPLGECLNESDVEEFLGGIDEDCLVVIDAAYNEFASFKDMKKHIDPAKLIKNFTNTLYLGTFSKLYGLGGLRVGYGIADEKVINALYKLRAPFNVSNLALKAAVAALEDKEFAKNSLENNFSQMQRYEEFARLNALDFIPSYTNFITYFFEEKNSSDLSEKLLKKGIIVRNLRSYRLNAMRITIGKPYENTRFFEEFERILRGN
- the perR gene encoding peroxide-responsive transcriptional repressor PerR; the encoded protein is MELLQMLKKYDLKATPQRLCVLKILKRHEHPNIDELYAEIKREYPSISLATVYKNINTLQQQGLVVEINVANQKSCYDIYEKEHMHIICTSCGNIEDKDFDEIEMNEYQENLEKKISNLIEHLSVCAYVKACKKCQKH
- the fliG gene encoding flagellar motor switch protein FliG codes for the protein MIKLSEEQKMIYDDLSMPEKVAIFLIQLGEDSTTSVFSHMEIDVITEISRYIAMAKNVDRSVATAVLEEFYTLLQSNQYIKSGGLEYAKEILFRTFGPEIANKILEKLTKSMENNQNFAYLAQIKPQQLADFITKEHPQTIALILAHMDSIQAAETLEYFSDELRAEVVIRMANLGDISPSIIKRVSAVLESKLESLTSYKVEVGGPRAVAEVLNRLGQKASKSTITYIEQSDERLAETIKELMFTFDDIQKLSTQAIREILKVADKRDLMVGLKGASEELKQKFLSNMSTRASEAFLEEMGFLGAVRVKDVEEAQRKVVEVVQKLAEQGLVQTGDADEMIE
- the fliH gene encoding flagellar assembly protein FliH, with amino-acid sequence MVNRSNVISNETSEQHVIEDYRFKVISEFVSEQERAQNEQAHHQEIPTPQAPIQEEKKEELKEEKAEEQGVAFQPSFVEDLLKKTDEMSNNIIKLQMQIESQESEFNNRLASELENAKEKYTKEGLEEARAEFEKELGALKDKYLKSVAKLEEACANLDNFITKNEKELADTAIDIAKEVILKELEEDSTKIAYALAKDLMDELKGASELELKVNAEDFDYLKEQFHQDSRIKVSLDDAISKGSVVILSNAGNIESNLNSRLNKIKKMIHND
- the ubiE gene encoding bifunctional demethylmenaquinone methyltransferase/2-methoxy-6-polyprenyl-1,4-benzoquinol methylase UbiE; translation: MQKQEKIIEMFNQIAPTYDKANRILSFGVDVSWRKKACKRVLELCENDDLNIIDVACGTGDMIEIWQESVKKSGKKLHLIQGIDPSSAMLKEAKKKFTNVKFIEAGAQDLPLESKSVDILSISYGIRNVVERQRALGEFARVLKNGGILLVLEFTKRERGGIVAFFRDFYLKNVLPSLGGLISKNKEAYTYLPNSIETFLSQEEFGTELESVGFENIDFKSFSFGVSSMFIARKNDG
- the dxs gene encoding 1-deoxy-D-xylulose-5-phosphate synthase gives rise to the protein MTKLTHTNLELQALNEEELKTLAVNLRAKIIEVVSQNGGHLSSNLGVVELSIAMHCVFDNAKDPFIFDVSHQSYAHKLLSGKEEYFHTLRSFGGLSGYTKDEEGDYFVAGHSSTSISLAIGACKAIELKKEERMPVVLIGDGALSAGMAYEALNELGDRKYPCVIILNDNEMSISKPIGAISKYLSQAMATQFYQKFKKHVEKMLDFLPDSATYMAKRFEESFKLITPGLLFEEFGLEYIGPVDGHNISEVISALKQAKMMKKPCIIHAQTIKGKGYAPAEGKHTKWHGVGAFDIRSGESLKKPSSKSSATEIFSQNLLDLAQKYENIVGVTAAMPSGTGLDILIEKYPNRFWDVAIAEQHAVTSMAAMAKEGFKPFIAIYSTFLQRAYDQVIHDCAIMNLNVVFAMDRAGIVGEDGETHQGIFDVSFLSAVPNLTLIAPRDAKMMKECMEYAYFHQGPLAFRYPRGSFILNEEFIPCKIFLAKAQWLVKNSSEVAFLGFGQGVGKAWEVLQNLGEEFANLIDLIFIKPLDEALLKELASKTKIWFVFSENVKIGGVASLLREFLAKYDLGVKIISFEYEDAFITHGNLSKVEASLSLDVKSLSRRVLDII
- a CDS encoding HAD-IIIC family phosphatase, with the translated sequence MKNLIIDLDGTLTIEEENVPYEKKKPNLALIKQLKEYQKMGFKITIFTSRSMRSFKGDVDKIKQHTYPQILQWLNQHKVPFDELVVGKAWCGEEGFYVDDRAIRPSEFINLSYEEIQKLLDKDKLCF